From one Acidobacteriota bacterium genomic stretch:
- a CDS encoding pitrilysin family protein yields the protein MKTLALMISLALVWPGVAFPAKSADGSMASQIDIPFEKFVLPNGLTLIVHEDHKAPIVGVNVWYHVGSKNEKPGRTGFAHLFEHLMFNGTEHWPGEFFEPLEEVGATGMNGTTNADRTNYFENVPKNALDLALWLESDRMGHMLGAISKEKLDEQRGVVQNEKRQGENQPYGRAWTLLTENTYPAGHPYSWTTIGSMEDLDAAELDDVKEWFKTYYGAANAVLSIAGDVDAQEVKKKVEHYFGDIPSGPPVDKQEAWIAKMTGTHRQQMQDRVPQARIYRAWNVPQWGTREAALLDLVADILGGGKTSRFYKRLVYQDQIATDASSFLYARELSGRFQVMSTAHPSKTLGEVERALAEELEKLIQEGPTQAELDLARTQTFASFVRGLERVGGFGGKSDILASNEVYGGSPDTYKKYFRYLEEATPEALRDVARDWLSDGDFILEVHPFPKYSTADSGADRDRLPDVGEPPPAEFPRLRKATLSNGLKVILAERHAVPVINFRLLMDAGYAADLGGLAGTADLAADMMDEGTSTRSALEISEEAARLGANIGSTASLDDSTVSLSALKSNLAGSLDLYADVVLNPSFPEKELERLRRQLLARIQREKVSPVPMALRVMPKLIYGPDHAYGNPLTGSGTEESAKAITRDQLKDFHATWYRPNNATLIVVGDTTLAEIQPHLERVFKAWKSGPVPEKKVGRVDHHTRSQVYLMDRPGSQQSLIFAGHVAPPTNNPDEISHITMNRIIGGSFTSRINMNLREEKHWSYGARTLLYGARGQRPFIVYAPVQTDKTKESAAEIDRELREYRGERPATAEELDRAKKAQTLSLPGRWETSGAVGRTIAEIVRYGLADDYYRTYPGKVRALDIPAILASATEVIRPDQLVWVIVGDLSKIEEGVRELNLGDVKRLDQDGNLIDAAGS from the coding sequence ATGAAGACACTGGCCCTCATGATCTCTCTGGCCCTGGTCTGGCCCGGCGTCGCCTTCCCTGCGAAGAGCGCCGACGGCTCCATGGCGTCTCAGATCGACATCCCCTTCGAGAAGTTCGTCCTGCCCAACGGCCTCACCCTCATCGTCCACGAGGACCACAAGGCGCCCATCGTGGGCGTGAACGTCTGGTACCACGTGGGGTCCAAGAACGAGAAGCCGGGACGGACGGGCTTTGCCCACCTCTTCGAGCACCTCATGTTCAACGGGACGGAACACTGGCCCGGCGAGTTCTTCGAGCCTCTTGAGGAGGTTGGCGCCACCGGAATGAACGGCACCACCAACGCCGATCGCACCAACTACTTCGAGAACGTCCCCAAGAACGCCCTGGACCTGGCCCTGTGGCTGGAGTCGGACCGCATGGGGCACATGCTGGGCGCCATCTCCAAGGAGAAGCTGGACGAGCAGCGCGGGGTGGTCCAGAACGAGAAGCGCCAAGGGGAGAATCAACCGTACGGCCGGGCCTGGACCCTCCTGACCGAGAATACCTACCCGGCGGGTCATCCCTATTCCTGGACCACCATCGGCTCCATGGAGGATCTGGATGCCGCCGAGCTGGACGACGTCAAGGAATGGTTCAAGACCTACTACGGCGCCGCCAACGCCGTGCTGTCCATCGCCGGCGACGTGGACGCCCAGGAGGTGAAGAAGAAGGTCGAGCACTACTTCGGAGACATTCCCTCCGGTCCTCCGGTGGACAAACAGGAAGCCTGGATCGCCAAGATGACGGGGACCCACCGGCAGCAGATGCAGGACCGCGTGCCCCAGGCACGAATCTACCGGGCCTGGAACGTTCCTCAGTGGGGAACCCGGGAAGCGGCTCTCCTGGACCTGGTGGCCGATATTCTGGGCGGAGGCAAGACCTCACGGTTCTACAAACGGCTGGTCTACCAGGACCAGATCGCCACGGACGCGTCCAGTTTCCTCTACGCCCGGGAATTGAGCGGCCGATTCCAGGTGATGTCCACGGCTCACCCGTCGAAGACACTGGGTGAAGTGGAGCGGGCCCTGGCCGAAGAGTTGGAGAAACTCATCCAGGAGGGGCCCACCCAAGCCGAATTGGATCTGGCCAGAACGCAGACGTTTGCCAGTTTCGTAAGGGGCCTGGAACGGGTCGGCGGGTTCGGCGGCAAGTCCGATATCCTGGCGTCCAACGAGGTCTACGGCGGTTCTCCCGATACCTACAAGAAATATTTCCGGTACCTGGAGGAAGCGACTCCGGAGGCCCTCCGCGACGTGGCTCGCGACTGGCTGTCCGACGGCGACTTCATCCTGGAAGTCCACCCGTTCCCCAAATACTCGACGGCTGATTCGGGAGCCGATCGGGACCGGTTGCCCGACGTGGGCGAGCCGCCGCCCGCCGAGTTTCCCCGCCTCCGGAAGGCGACCCTCTCCAACGGTCTGAAGGTGATTCTGGCCGAGCGTCACGCGGTGCCCGTCATCAACTTCAGGTTGCTCATGGATGCCGGCTATGCCGCCGATCTGGGCGGACTGGCGGGGACAGCCGACCTGGCGGCGGACATGATGGACGAAGGGACCTCGACCCGGAGCGCGCTTGAGATCAGCGAGGAAGCGGCCCGTCTTGGGGCCAATATCGGCAGCACCGCTTCCCTCGACGACTCGACGGTTTCACTGTCGGCGCTCAAATCGAATCTCGCCGGGTCGCTGGATCTCTATGCCGACGTTGTTTTGAATCCCTCCTTCCCGGAGAAAGAGCTGGAGCGGCTCCGGCGCCAGCTCCTGGCCCGGATCCAACGGGAAAAGGTCAGTCCCGTTCCCATGGCTCTGCGGGTGATGCCCAAGCTGATTTACGGACCCGATCACGCCTACGGGAACCCGCTGACCGGATCCGGAACCGAAGAGTCGGCGAAGGCCATCACCCGGGACCAGCTCAAGGATTTCCACGCCACCTGGTACCGGCCCAACAACGCCACCCTGATCGTGGTGGGGGACACGACCTTGGCCGAGATCCAGCCTCATTTGGAGCGGGTCTTCAAGGCTTGGAAAAGCGGACCGGTTCCGGAAAAGAAGGTCGGGCGAGTGGACCACCACACCCGGTCCCAGGTCTACCTCATGGACCGGCCCGGATCTCAACAGTCGCTGATCTTCGCCGGGCACGTGGCGCCGCCCACCAACAATCCCGACGAGATCTCCCACATCACCATGAACCGCATCATCGGCGGCAGCTTCACCTCCCGCATCAACATGAACCTGCGGGAAGAAAAGCACTGGTCGTACGGGGCACGGACTCTCCTTTACGGCGCCCGGGGCCAGCGGCCCTTCATCGTCTACGCGCCGGTTCAGACGGACAAGACCAAGGAATCTGCAGCGGAGATTGATCGGGAGCTACGGGAGTACCGGGGAGAGCGGCCCGCCACGGCGGAGGAGCTGGACCGGGCCAAGAAGGCCCAGACGCTCAGCCTTCCCGGACGGTGGGAGACCTCGGGTGCGGTGGGAAGGACCATCGCCGAGATCGTCCGCTACGGGCTGGCCGACGACTACTACCGGACCTACCCCGGCAAGGTCCGGGCGCTTGACATCCCGGCCATCCTGGCGTCGGCCACCGAGGTGATTCGGCCGGACCAGTTGGTGTGGGTCATCGTCGGCGACCTTTCGAAGATCGAGGAGGGGGTCCGGGAGCTCAATCTCGGGGACGTGAAACGACTCGACCAGGACGGAAACTTGATCGACGCTGCCGGGTCGTAG
- a CDS encoding DUF6290 family protein, whose protein sequence is MAPVSLRLPDEVSQRLQRLADLTGRSKTFYMIEAIREHLDDLEDLYLAEQRLIALRSGQSRTVSLEEVMQRYGLED, encoded by the coding sequence ATGGCTCCTGTCTCTCTACGCTTGCCGGATGAAGTCTCGCAACGCCTGCAACGGTTGGCCGACCTTACAGGGCGCAGCAAGACCTTCTACATGATCGAGGCCATTCGGGAACACTTGGACGACCTCGAGGATTTATACCTTGCCGAACAACGGCTGATCGCCCTTCGATCCGGACAGTCTCGGACCGTGTCGCTGGAAGAAGTAATGCAGCGCTATGGGTTGGAGGATTGA
- a CDS encoding type II toxin-antitoxin system RelE/ParE family toxin, with the protein MGWRIELDREAVRDLEKLDRPAARRILAFLHSRVGALDDPRRIGKALKGAKMGDFWRCRVGKFRIVAHLEDGVFRVLVVRIGRRDKVYR; encoded by the coding sequence ATGGGTTGGAGGATTGAACTGGATCGGGAGGCGGTCCGCGACTTGGAAAAGTTGGATCGGCCTGCGGCACGGCGGATTCTTGCCTTTTTGCATAGTCGTGTTGGGGCTTTGGATGACCCACGCCGCATTGGAAAGGCCCTCAAGGGAGCCAAAATGGGCGATTTCTGGAGGTGCCGGGTTGGCAAATTCCGCATCGTCGCCCACCTTGAGGACGGCGTGTTCCGCGTGCTGGTGGTGAGGATCGGTCGCCGGGACAAGGTGTACCGGTGA